A genomic region of Dyella humicola contains the following coding sequences:
- a CDS encoding tetratricopeptide repeat protein yields the protein MVVLTLAGCAMALGKPARGSAAPAQPLNHMVVATSDADHDLVAQLMAGEMALTHTDLKGASAAYSRAMMLSSDPRVAEQAAALAIAVRDVPAAETAIARWKALGAKSGPLAQARAELALSQGNTDEAQRQLELLVSSGDPDAWRQFGRVLLGSRDAAQAAQLLEAVATPQRLPPDPQAWLAMSELGDKLERHAYAQQIADAAMKRFGTAETYAWAAQMKFRNGDKAGAKVLFDKALAKDPKNTRLRLAYATLLGQSGDDAGAARLLDSGPQDADTYALRAALAARSNDTKTLTRLYNQLQRSPKELQKSSAYLLGQLAEMLDHKQEALKWYGEVPDDDEHAFDADLRSAVLLQATGRSAEAHEQLAQMQTDYLDQPALLRRAYEADAELYMDEQQYTQAEHAFSRALQVMPDDPSLLYGRGLAYAEEGQVDQAVTDFRRLLELKPDDTDAINALGYTLADANRDLSEAQRLIETARAARPNDPAIQDSWGWLQYRLGHLDQAETTLRSAWQANKDADVGVHLGEVLWKQGRQEDARRVFDEVRKIDPQSANLHNTLKRLNP from the coding sequence ATGGTGGTGCTGACGCTGGCTGGCTGTGCCATGGCACTTGGCAAGCCTGCCCGGGGCTCGGCCGCCCCCGCGCAGCCGCTGAATCACATGGTGGTGGCGACGTCTGACGCGGACCACGATCTCGTGGCCCAGCTGATGGCTGGCGAGATGGCGCTGACCCATACCGATCTCAAGGGGGCATCGGCCGCCTATAGCCGCGCCATGATGCTCTCCAGCGACCCTCGCGTGGCCGAGCAGGCGGCGGCGTTGGCCATCGCCGTGCGCGATGTGCCTGCCGCAGAAACAGCCATCGCGCGTTGGAAGGCCCTGGGCGCCAAGTCAGGGCCGTTGGCCCAGGCGCGGGCCGAGCTGGCGCTGTCTCAAGGCAATACAGACGAGGCACAGCGGCAGCTTGAGCTGCTGGTCAGCAGTGGCGATCCGGATGCCTGGCGCCAATTCGGCCGGGTGCTGCTGGGCAGTCGCGACGCCGCCCAGGCCGCTCAATTACTGGAGGCCGTGGCAACGCCGCAACGACTGCCGCCCGATCCGCAGGCCTGGCTGGCCATGAGCGAACTCGGCGACAAGCTGGAGCGCCATGCGTATGCACAGCAGATAGCCGATGCGGCCATGAAGCGCTTCGGCACGGCGGAAACCTATGCCTGGGCCGCCCAGATGAAGTTCCGCAATGGCGACAAGGCGGGCGCCAAAGTGCTGTTCGACAAGGCGTTGGCCAAGGATCCGAAGAACACTCGGCTGCGCCTCGCCTACGCGACCTTGCTTGGGCAGAGCGGCGACGATGCGGGCGCCGCCCGCTTGCTGGACAGCGGTCCGCAGGATGCCGACACCTATGCCTTGCGCGCGGCGCTGGCCGCCCGCAGCAACGACACCAAGACGCTGACGCGCCTGTACAACCAGTTGCAGCGTTCGCCCAAAGAGCTGCAGAAAAGCAGCGCCTATCTGCTGGGCCAGCTCGCCGAAATGCTGGACCACAAGCAGGAAGCGCTGAAGTGGTACGGCGAAGTGCCCGATGACGACGAGCACGCCTTCGATGCGGACCTGCGCAGCGCCGTGCTGCTGCAGGCCACCGGTCGCAGCGCCGAGGCCCACGAGCAGCTGGCACAGATGCAGACCGACTACCTCGATCAGCCGGCGCTGCTGCGCCGCGCGTACGAGGCGGACGCCGAGTTGTATATGGATGAGCAGCAGTACACGCAGGCTGAGCATGCCTTCAGTCGGGCGCTGCAGGTGATGCCCGATGATCCGTCGTTACTGTACGGGCGGGGCTTGGCCTACGCCGAGGAGGGTCAGGTCGACCAGGCGGTCACGGACTTTCGGCGCCTGTTGGAGCTCAAGCCGGACGACACCGACGCCATCAACGCGCTCGGCTACACGCTGGCCGATGCCAATCGCGACCTGTCCGAGGCGCAAAGGCTGATTGAAACGGCTCGCGCGGCGCGGCCGAACGATCCCGCCATCCAGGACTCCTGGGGCTGGCTGCAATACAGGCTAGGCCATCTGGACCAAGCCGAGACCACCCTGCGCAGTGCTTGGCAGGCCAATAAGGACGCCGATGTCGGCGTGCACCTTGGCGAGGTGCTGTGGAAGCAGGGGCGCCAGGAGGACGCGCGGCGCGTGTTCGACGAAGTGCGTAAGATCGACCCGCAAAGCGCCAACCTCCACAACACTCTCAAGCGCCTCAATCCATGA
- a CDS encoding tetratricopeptide repeat protein — translation MNDLFSPSSQALTQQIVNQLELGAFADAEHAAAQAREQFPEDAELARLQGIALLQLQRPAEALRVLEQAARIAPQNIEVQCNLATVQLANGHADDAIERLRAALRLAPGNPAVLLGLGNALMAAARYQHARESYAMATHGAPFHPGIRLNLAGAELELGNTEPALRHIGEALEIIPQFDAAFALRGRVLQVQGKPREAADAWLHAESLAPQNAQFPFAAGQALEDAGQLTSAAEAYERTLQLAPKDGPALGQLLFVRRRLCDWRGLDQLSERLQHAVSEENALVSPFVLLAEEVDAATLQHCAVTYAATIAQQMAPLRKQLDFKFAKPSPEQPIRVGFVADGFNEHATGLLIVAVLEALTGDDLELHLFATTADDRGPIRRRLATATTLHDVSMLNHAQVAQRIHDAGIEILFDLNGYAGKNNAELFALRSAPVQVNWLAFPGTSGAPWMDYLLADAAVLPNESRSFISEKLVRLPRCYQPNDNTRVVAAPPSRADCGLPEHGTVFACFNNSYKLNQAAFARLMVILQQVPASVLWLLSGPEGADDRLRSAAVAAGIAPERLVFLSRLPHADYLARYVHADLFLDTLPYNAHTTASDALWAGCPVLTCTGRTFAGRVATSLLQDLGLPELACEDEESFIAMATQLGNDREALGTLRHHLAQQRTQSPLFDMQGFASDFHRALQAMSARYRIGRPPVDQDL, via the coding sequence ATGAATGATCTCTTCTCCCCCTCTTCCCAGGCGCTGACACAGCAAATCGTCAACCAGCTGGAGCTCGGCGCCTTCGCCGATGCTGAGCACGCTGCCGCTCAGGCGCGCGAGCAATTCCCTGAAGACGCTGAGCTGGCTCGCCTGCAAGGCATCGCCCTGCTGCAGCTGCAACGCCCCGCCGAGGCGCTCCGCGTGCTCGAACAGGCGGCACGGATCGCGCCGCAGAACATTGAAGTGCAATGCAACCTGGCCACCGTGCAACTGGCCAACGGCCATGCCGACGACGCCATTGAACGGTTGCGCGCCGCATTACGGCTAGCGCCTGGCAACCCCGCCGTGCTGCTGGGCCTGGGCAATGCCCTGATGGCGGCGGCCCGTTATCAACACGCCCGCGAATCCTATGCCATGGCGACCCATGGCGCCCCGTTCCACCCGGGCATCCGCCTCAATCTGGCCGGCGCCGAACTGGAGCTGGGTAACACCGAGCCCGCGCTGCGCCATATCGGCGAAGCCCTGGAGATCATCCCGCAGTTCGACGCCGCGTTCGCCCTGCGCGGACGCGTGTTGCAGGTGCAGGGCAAACCCCGCGAGGCCGCCGATGCCTGGCTGCACGCCGAAAGCCTTGCGCCGCAGAACGCCCAGTTTCCGTTCGCAGCAGGCCAGGCGCTGGAAGACGCCGGCCAGCTCACCTCGGCAGCCGAGGCTTACGAAAGAACCCTACAGCTTGCCCCGAAGGATGGCCCGGCACTTGGCCAGTTGCTGTTCGTGCGCCGCCGCCTGTGCGACTGGCGCGGCCTCGATCAACTGAGCGAACGCCTGCAACACGCCGTATCGGAAGAGAACGCGCTGGTCAGCCCGTTCGTCCTCCTGGCCGAGGAGGTAGACGCGGCCACTTTGCAGCATTGTGCCGTCACCTATGCCGCGACCATCGCGCAGCAGATGGCGCCCTTGCGCAAACAGCTCGATTTCAAGTTCGCCAAGCCGTCGCCGGAGCAACCGATCAGGGTCGGTTTCGTCGCCGATGGCTTCAACGAGCACGCCACCGGCCTGTTGATCGTCGCGGTGCTGGAAGCGCTGACGGGCGACGATCTGGAACTCCACCTGTTTGCCACCACCGCGGACGATCGCGGACCGATCCGCCGTCGCCTGGCCACCGCCACCACCCTGCACGACGTGTCGATGCTCAATCACGCGCAGGTGGCCCAGCGCATTCACGACGCCGGCATCGAGATCCTGTTCGACCTCAACGGCTATGCCGGCAAGAACAACGCCGAGCTGTTCGCCTTGCGCTCCGCGCCGGTGCAGGTGAACTGGCTGGCTTTCCCCGGCACCTCCGGCGCGCCGTGGATGGACTACCTGCTGGCCGACGCCGCCGTGCTGCCGAACGAATCGCGCTCTTTCATCAGCGAGAAACTCGTGCGGCTGCCGCGCTGCTACCAGCCCAACGACAACACGCGCGTCGTCGCTGCGCCGCCGTCGCGCGCCGATTGCGGCCTGCCCGAGCACGGCACCGTGTTCGCCTGCTTCAACAACAGCTACAAGCTCAATCAGGCGGCCTTCGCTCGCCTGATGGTGATCCTGCAGCAGGTACCCGCTAGTGTGCTGTGGTTGCTGAGCGGCCCAGAAGGGGCGGACGATCGTTTGCGCAGCGCGGCCGTGGCAGCAGGCATCGCCCCAGAGCGCCTGGTGTTCCTGTCGCGTCTGCCGCATGCCGATTACCTGGCGCGTTACGTCCACGCCGACTTGTTCCTCGACACGCTGCCGTACAACGCACATACCACCGCATCCGATGCGCTATGGGCCGGCTGCCCGGTACTTACCTGCACCGGACGCACGTTCGCCGGTCGCGTCGCCACCAGCCTGTTGCAGGATCTTGGCCTGCCAGAACTGGCATGCGAGGACGAGGAGTCGTTTATCGCGATGGCCACGCAGCTGGGCAATGATCGCGAAGCGCTCGGCACGCTGCGCCATCACCTGGCACAGCAGCGCACGCAGAGTCCGCTGTTCGACATGCAAGGCTTCGCCAGTGATTTCCATCGCGCCCTGCAAGCGATGAGTGCGCGCTATCGCATCGGCCGCCCACCGGTCGATCAGGACCTCTAG
- the ppk2 gene encoding polyphosphate kinase 2, whose protein sequence is MPKKDKFYRHALEDLQLELAGLNQWLLRGGRRLMVILEGRDAAGKGGTIKAITQSMDTGGYRIAALHKPNDIESTQWYFQRYVQHLPSAGEVVLFDRSWYNRAVVEPAMGFCTKAQYKAFMAAVPAFEKLLTDDGIILLKYWLAVDQEEQEERFTERATNPLKHWKLSPNDLASRDKYTEMGRLRDVMIERTHRPHAPWFVVDFNDQKRGRINLIRHLLEQIPRHDEAIPIVKLPKLKGKPKTEHVTGKALWVPDTCGD, encoded by the coding sequence GTGCCCAAGAAGGACAAATTCTACCGTCACGCGCTGGAAGACCTTCAACTGGAATTGGCCGGGCTCAATCAATGGCTGCTTCGTGGCGGCCGCCGCTTGATGGTGATCCTCGAGGGCCGCGACGCCGCAGGCAAGGGCGGCACCATCAAGGCCATCACCCAGTCCATGGATACGGGCGGCTATCGCATAGCCGCCCTGCACAAGCCCAACGACATCGAGTCGACCCAGTGGTATTTCCAGCGCTATGTGCAGCACCTGCCCAGCGCCGGTGAAGTCGTGCTGTTCGATCGCAGCTGGTACAACCGCGCCGTGGTCGAACCGGCCATGGGTTTCTGCACCAAGGCCCAGTACAAGGCCTTCATGGCGGCGGTGCCGGCGTTCGAAAAGCTGCTTACCGACGACGGCATCATCCTGCTCAAGTACTGGCTGGCGGTGGACCAGGAAGAGCAGGAGGAGCGCTTCACCGAACGCGCCACGAACCCGCTGAAACATTGGAAGCTCTCGCCGAACGACCTCGCCTCGCGTGACAAGTACACCGAGATGGGCCGCCTGCGCGACGTCATGATCGAGCGCACGCACCGCCCCCACGCCCCCTGGTTCGTGGTCGACTTCAATGATCAGAAACGCGGACGGATCAATCTCATTCGGCATCTGCTGGAGCAGATCCCTCGTCACGACGAAGCCATTCCCATCGTCAAGCTGCCCAAACTCAAGGGCAAGCCAAAGACCGAGCACGTCACCGGCAAGGCCTTGTGGGTGCCGGACACCTGCGGCGACTGA
- a CDS encoding VOC family protein gives MSSRFQRITPFLWFDRQAEEATNFYVSVFENSRIVSTTRYNGESAAASGCPEGSLMTAVFELDGQQFVALDGGPMFQFNEAVSLVVNCHSQDEVDYYWDKLSQGGDEKAQQCGWLKDRYGLSWQVIPVEMIEMFSHPDRAKVGKMTDAMMKMKKIDLSLLREAMN, from the coding sequence ATGTCATCCCGTTTCCAGCGCATCACGCCGTTTCTTTGGTTTGACCGCCAGGCCGAGGAGGCCACGAACTTCTACGTCTCTGTGTTCGAAAACTCGCGCATCGTCAGCACCACGCGATACAACGGCGAGAGCGCGGCGGCATCGGGGTGTCCCGAGGGTTCGCTGATGACCGCGGTCTTTGAACTGGACGGCCAGCAGTTCGTCGCGCTCGACGGTGGCCCGATGTTCCAATTCAACGAAGCCGTCTCGCTGGTGGTCAACTGCCATTCGCAGGACGAAGTCGACTACTACTGGGACAAGCTCTCCCAGGGTGGGGACGAGAAGGCACAGCAGTGCGGTTGGCTGAAGGACCGCTATGGCCTGTCGTGGCAGGTGATTCCCGTCGAGATGATCGAGATGTTCAGCCATCCCGATCGCGCCAAGGTCGGCAAGATGACGGACGCGATGATGAAGATGAAGAAGATCGACTTGAGCCTGTTGCGCGAGGCGATGAACTAG
- the lolB gene encoding lipoprotein insertase outer membrane protein LolB, with translation MKLPIRLMAVALPLLLAACAPREQVRPAAPKVDYAVLLDQQRAREHLLANADHWVLQGKLGVSGVVDGKSRGGSGTLTWTQNGDSYQFEVHGPVGSKSFRLSVTPDGALLEGVEGGPQRSPDAESLVQNVLGWHVPLHDLRAWVLGLRADSGPAELKFGDDGLPTQLTQDGWSVSYPGWDTTRKPAVPTKVFAENPPYKVRLSVESWSIQ, from the coding sequence ATGAAGCTTCCGATTCGACTGATGGCGGTAGCGTTGCCGCTGCTGCTCGCTGCCTGCGCCCCTCGGGAGCAGGTCCGTCCCGCGGCACCCAAGGTTGACTATGCCGTCCTGCTCGACCAGCAGCGAGCCCGCGAGCACCTGCTGGCCAATGCCGATCACTGGGTCCTGCAGGGCAAGCTCGGCGTGTCCGGTGTGGTTGATGGCAAAAGCCGGGGCGGCAGCGGCACGTTGACCTGGACCCAGAACGGCGACAGCTACCAATTCGAAGTGCATGGCCCGGTGGGCAGCAAGAGCTTCCGCCTCAGCGTGACGCCCGATGGTGCGCTGTTGGAAGGGGTGGAGGGCGGCCCCCAGCGCAGTCCGGACGCGGAATCGCTGGTGCAGAACGTGCTGGGCTGGCATGTGCCCCTGCATGATCTGCGCGCCTGGGTGCTTGGCCTGCGCGCGGATAGTGGCCCGGCCGAGCTGAAGTTCGGTGACGATGGGCTGCCGACGCAACTGACCCAGGATGGCTGGAGCGTCAGCTACCCCGGCTGGGACACGACGCGCAAACCGGCCGTGCCGACCAAGGTGTTCGCCGAAAACCCGCCGTACAAGGTGAGGCTGTCGGTGGAGTCGTGGAGCATCCAGTGA
- the ispE gene encoding 4-(cytidine 5'-diphospho)-2-C-methyl-D-erythritol kinase — translation MTFHIERAHLDHVDALCAIERAAVELFRGHRAWPSYRRVSVPPEVLREAIARGLVWAAVIGSGEPVGFVWLDAEEGGDAMGIAEMDVLPSHGQRGIGAALLEHACAWARAAGYHRVDLGTLADVPWNAPFYAKHGFAAVDKDDPRFGFARERDRENGFPDDLRVFMSRPLAPLTPGEWSVWPAPAKLNLFLRITGRRADGYHELQTVFQLLDWGDEISLRVRHDGEVHRLTDVPEVPADNDLVVRAARLLQPHAPVGVGADIELVKRIPMGGGLGGGSSDAATVLVALNRLWGAGLGEDELADLGRQLGADVPVFVRGRSAWAEGIGEKLTPLALPRSWYVVLEPHEHVPTSALFQAPELTRNAPPATISSFASGETVENTFTPVVRARHPRVAAALDWLGGFGRARLSGSGACVFLETESPERAEAVAERCPPRFTAHVAMGVNTSTLHVTLARHRGVGRAGK, via the coding sequence ATGACCTTCCATATCGAGCGCGCCCATCTCGACCACGTTGATGCTCTTTGCGCTATCGAGCGCGCCGCGGTGGAGCTGTTCCGTGGCCATCGGGCGTGGCCGTCGTATCGGCGCGTATCGGTGCCACCCGAGGTGTTGCGCGAGGCGATTGCCCGCGGCCTGGTATGGGCGGCGGTCATCGGCTCCGGCGAGCCGGTCGGTTTCGTGTGGCTGGATGCGGAAGAGGGCGGCGATGCGATGGGTATTGCCGAGATGGATGTGTTGCCGTCTCACGGCCAGCGCGGCATCGGCGCAGCCCTGCTTGAGCATGCTTGCGCCTGGGCGAGGGCGGCCGGCTATCACCGGGTCGATCTCGGCACGCTGGCGGATGTGCCGTGGAATGCGCCTTTCTATGCAAAACACGGTTTCGCCGCGGTCGACAAGGATGATCCGCGGTTTGGCTTTGCCCGCGAACGCGATCGCGAAAATGGGTTTCCCGATGACCTGCGCGTGTTCATGAGCCGTCCGTTGGCGCCGCTGACGCCGGGTGAATGGTCCGTGTGGCCGGCTCCTGCCAAGCTGAATCTGTTCCTTCGGATCACCGGCCGTCGAGCCGATGGCTATCACGAGTTGCAGACGGTCTTCCAACTGCTCGACTGGGGCGACGAAATCTCGCTGCGTGTGCGCCACGACGGCGAGGTTCACCGTCTCACCGACGTGCCGGAGGTGCCCGCTGACAACGACCTGGTGGTTCGCGCCGCCCGCTTGCTGCAGCCGCATGCACCCGTTGGCGTCGGCGCGGATATCGAGCTGGTCAAGCGTATCCCCATGGGTGGCGGGCTGGGCGGTGGTAGCTCCGATGCAGCCACCGTCCTGGTGGCTTTGAACCGGCTGTGGGGGGCGGGGCTGGGCGAGGACGAGCTGGCCGACCTGGGCCGCCAGCTGGGTGCGGACGTGCCTGTCTTCGTGCGCGGTCGTTCAGCGTGGGCTGAGGGCATAGGCGAAAAACTGACGCCGCTGGCCCTTCCACGGTCCTGGTATGTGGTGCTTGAGCCCCATGAACACGTGCCTACTTCGGCACTTTTTCAAGCGCCTGAATTGACACGAAATGCTCCGCCAGCCACAATTTCATCCTTTGCTTCGGGCGAAACAGTCGAGAACACGTTCACCCCCGTAGTCCGCGCGCGTCATCCGCGCGTGGCGGCGGCGCTGGACTGGCTCGGCGGCTTCGGCCGGGCAAGGCTTTCCGGCAGCGGTGCGTGTGTGTTCCTGGAGACGGAGTCCCCAGAGCGTGCCGAAGCCGTAGCGGAACGTTGTCCTCCCCGCTTTACGGCCCATGTGGCCATGGGGGTGAACACGTCTACGCTGCATGTGACCCTGGCGCGCCACCGCGGTGTCGGCAGGGCAGGCAAGTAA
- a CDS encoding ribose-phosphate diphosphokinase — protein sequence MLFTGNAHRALAEDVAQRLGVPLGKALVGRFSDGESQVEIEENVRRQEVFVLQPTGAPSAENLFELLVLVDALKRASAASVTAVMPYFGYARQDRRPRSARVPITAKLAARMIGTAGVDRVLTVDLHADQIQGFFDIPVDNVYASPVLLADIWRNHSMDDLIVVSPDVGGVVRARAMAKRLDDADLAIIDKRRPKANVATVMNIIGDVDGKTCVLVDDIVDTAGTLCAAAAALKERGARKVVAYCVHPVLSGAAISNIEGSQLDQLVVTNTLPLRPEVQACAKIRQLSVAELLAETIRRIAFGESVSSLYVD from the coding sequence ATGCTCTTCACCGGCAATGCGCACCGTGCGCTCGCTGAGGATGTCGCCCAGCGTCTTGGCGTGCCCCTGGGCAAGGCGCTGGTCGGTCGCTTCAGCGACGGCGAATCGCAGGTGGAGATCGAAGAGAACGTCCGCCGCCAGGAAGTGTTCGTGCTCCAGCCCACCGGCGCGCCGAGTGCTGAGAACCTGTTCGAGCTGCTGGTGCTGGTGGACGCGCTCAAGCGCGCCTCGGCGGCCAGCGTGACCGCGGTGATGCCCTACTTCGGCTACGCCCGTCAGGATCGTCGCCCGCGCTCGGCGCGCGTGCCGATCACGGCGAAGCTGGCGGCCCGCATGATCGGTACCGCGGGTGTGGATCGCGTGCTGACGGTGGACCTGCACGCCGATCAGATCCAGGGCTTCTTCGACATCCCGGTGGACAACGTGTATGCCTCGCCGGTGCTGTTGGCGGACATCTGGCGCAACCACAGCATGGACGACCTGATCGTGGTCAGTCCGGACGTCGGTGGCGTAGTGCGCGCCCGTGCGATGGCCAAGCGCCTCGATGATGCTGACCTGGCCATCATCGACAAGCGTCGTCCGAAGGCGAACGTGGCCACCGTGATGAACATCATCGGCGACGTCGATGGCAAGACCTGCGTGCTGGTGGACGACATCGTCGACACCGCCGGTACGCTTTGCGCGGCAGCGGCAGCTCTGAAGGAGCGCGGCGCCCGCAAGGTGGTGGCGTACTGCGTGCACCCGGTGTTGTCCGGCGCCGCCATCAGCAATATCGAAGGCTCCCAGCTCGACCAGCTGGTGGTCACCAATACCTTGCCGCTGCGCCCGGAAGTGCAGGCCTGCGCCAAGATCCGTCAGCTCTCGGTCGCCGAGTTGCTGGCTGAAACGATCCGCCGCATCGCCTTTGGCGAGTCGGTGAGTTCGCTGTACGTCGATTGA
- the hemA gene encoding glutamyl-tRNA reductase, which translates to MTLIALGLNHLTAPVTLREQVAFDAEATAAALQALAREPGVEEAMILSTCNRTELYVSVTAGAEGVPQAWLSRHHQLTANKLDEFLYRHDEDAAVRHMFRVATGLDSMVLGEPQILGQVKDAYQQARDAQALRAPMERLLQHTFAVAKRVRTDTRIGAHTVSVAFTAVRLAEQVFADLRDACVLLIGAGDTIELAARHLVDKRVRKLIVANRTLENAQELASRHGGYAISLQDLPQHLADADIVISSTAARQPVVTHAMVEKAIATRRRKPMFMVDIAVPRDIEPSVGELGDVFLYGIDDLRQVIDDNIRSRQAAAREADAIIDLQVERYMAWRRALTVHNPAVDMRQHAESYRDEVLEKARAMLARGKSPDEALAFLANTLTNKLLHHPSARLRDAALSGDMELLHAAGRLYGLGEKSEVGDDK; encoded by the coding sequence ATGACGCTGATCGCCCTCGGGCTCAATCACCTCACCGCACCGGTCACCCTGCGCGAACAAGTGGCATTCGACGCGGAGGCCACCGCCGCCGCGCTGCAGGCGCTCGCCCGTGAACCCGGCGTGGAAGAGGCGATGATCCTCTCGACCTGCAACCGTACCGAACTCTACGTGAGCGTCACGGCAGGCGCTGAAGGCGTTCCCCAGGCATGGCTCAGCCGGCACCATCAGCTGACTGCGAACAAGTTGGATGAGTTCCTGTATCGACACGATGAAGATGCCGCGGTCCGCCACATGTTCCGGGTCGCCACCGGGCTGGACTCGATGGTGTTGGGTGAGCCGCAGATCCTGGGCCAGGTGAAGGACGCGTACCAGCAGGCGCGCGATGCCCAGGCACTGCGCGCACCCATGGAGCGCCTGCTGCAACATACGTTTGCGGTCGCCAAGCGCGTACGCACCGATACGCGGATCGGCGCGCATACCGTCTCGGTCGCCTTCACCGCCGTGCGCCTGGCCGAACAGGTGTTCGCCGACCTGCGAGATGCCTGCGTGCTGCTGATCGGCGCTGGCGACACCATCGAGCTGGCCGCGCGCCACTTGGTGGACAAGCGCGTACGCAAACTGATCGTCGCCAACCGTACGCTGGAGAACGCACAGGAACTGGCCAGTCGCCATGGCGGCTATGCCATCTCGCTGCAGGATCTCCCGCAACATCTTGCTGATGCCGACATCGTCATCAGCTCCACCGCCGCACGCCAGCCGGTGGTGACGCATGCGATGGTGGAGAAGGCGATCGCCACGCGCCGGCGCAAGCCGATGTTCATGGTGGACATCGCCGTGCCGCGCGACATCGAACCGTCGGTCGGCGAGCTGGGCGATGTCTTCCTCTACGGCATCGACGATCTGCGCCAGGTGATCGACGACAACATTCGCTCGCGCCAAGCCGCTGCCCGCGAAGCCGACGCCATCATCGACCTCCAGGTCGAGCGCTATATGGCCTGGCGTCGGGCGCTCACCGTGCACAACCCCGCGGTGGACATGCGCCAGCACGCCGAAAGCTACCGCGACGAAGTGCTGGAAAAAGCCCGGGCCATGCTGGCGCGCGGCAAATCGCCCGACGAGGCGCTGGCCTTTCTCGCCAATACGCTCACCAACAAGCTGCTGCATCATCCCAGTGCCCGTCTGCGCGATGCCGCGTTGAGTGGCGACATGGAACTGTTGCACGCGGCGGGCCGCCTCTACGGCCTGGGCGAAAAATCGGAAGTGGGCGACGACAAGTGA
- the prfA gene encoding peptide chain release factor 1, with product MTPSIRRKLESLAERHEEIGLLLAQPDVLADNNRFRELSREYAQLEPVTASLHEHDQAERELIETRAMLDDPEMRDMAQDDIGRLEARLVSLDDELQILLLPKDPRDEANLYLEVRAGTGGDEAAIFAGDLFRMYTRFAERRRWHVEVLSENHGEHGGYKEVVARIEGKGAYSRLKFESGTHRVQRVPETESQGRIHTSAATVAILPEMDEIDDIEINPADLKTDTFRASGAGGQHVNKTDSAIRITHLPTGIVVECQDERSQHKNRARALSLLKARLLDDERSRQAAVQAESRRLQVGSGDRSQRIRTYNFPQGRITDHRINLTLYRLPEVLQGDLDELVDTLTREHQADELKALTAG from the coding sequence ATGACCCCATCGATCCGCCGCAAGCTCGAATCCCTCGCCGAACGCCATGAGGAGATTGGCCTGTTGCTGGCGCAGCCTGATGTGCTCGCCGACAACAACCGCTTTCGCGAGCTGTCGCGCGAATACGCACAGCTCGAGCCAGTGACGGCTTCGCTGCACGAGCACGATCAGGCCGAGCGCGAACTCATCGAAACGCGGGCCATGCTCGACGACCCCGAAATGCGCGATATGGCGCAAGACGATATCGGGCGACTGGAAGCGCGCCTGGTGTCTCTGGACGACGAGCTGCAAATCCTGCTGCTACCCAAGGATCCGCGCGACGAAGCGAACCTGTACCTCGAAGTACGCGCCGGCACCGGCGGCGACGAGGCCGCCATCTTCGCGGGCGACCTGTTCCGGATGTATACGCGCTTCGCCGAGCGTCGCCGCTGGCATGTCGAAGTGCTCAGCGAGAATCATGGCGAGCACGGCGGCTACAAGGAAGTGGTGGCCCGCATCGAAGGCAAGGGCGCGTATTCCCGGCTGAAGTTCGAGTCGGGCACGCATCGCGTGCAGCGCGTGCCGGAAACCGAGTCGCAGGGGCGTATCCATACCTCGGCCGCCACGGTGGCGATCCTGCCCGAGATGGACGAGATCGACGACATCGAGATCAATCCGGCCGACCTCAAGACCGACACGTTCCGCGCCTCGGGCGCCGGCGGCCAGCACGTCAACAAGACCGACTCGGCCATCCGCATCACCCACCTGCCCACCGGCATCGTGGTCGAATGCCAGGATGAGCGCAGCCAGCACAAGAACCGCGCCCGCGCGCTGAGTCTGCTCAAGGCGCGCCTGCTGGACGACGAGCGTAGCCGGCAGGCTGCCGTGCAGGCCGAATCGCGGCGCCTGCAGGTGGGCTCGGGTGATCGCAGCCAGCGCATCCGCACCTATAACTTCCCGCAGGGGCGCATTACCGACCACCGCATCAACCTCACGCTGTACCGACTTCCCGAGGTGTTGCAGGGCGATCTGGACGAACTGGTGGATACGCTCACGCGCGAACACCAGGCCGACGAGTTGAAAGCACTCACGGCCGGCTAA